The following coding sequences lie in one Corynebacterium humireducens NBRC 106098 = DSM 45392 genomic window:
- a CDS encoding GntR family transcriptional regulator, translating into MSSPSRRPPAYLAIADDLRGRIERRELSGGDRLPTERQLVEEFGVARMTVRHVLDILQMEGLIERRRGRTGGTFIRSIPPVIELTRMEGLIPQLRDHGLEVPPEVLEAGLVPAEPVVAESLDVPLGEKVVQIVRLWTAGDTPFVVENAYFPAALVPGMLDQDLSRSLHELLDATWDLRPVVKTETLVPGVASSWEQHVLGVTRSLPLLRICRTATTRDGVPVEYSEDVLRADVAHIRVVTRPHDQDD; encoded by the coding sequence GTGAGTTCCCCGTCCCGCCGGCCTCCGGCGTACCTTGCCATCGCCGACGACCTGCGCGGTCGCATCGAGCGTCGTGAGTTGAGCGGTGGAGACAGGCTGCCCACCGAGCGGCAACTCGTGGAGGAGTTCGGCGTCGCCCGCATGACCGTCCGCCACGTCCTGGACATCCTCCAGATGGAGGGCCTCATCGAACGCCGCCGCGGACGCACCGGCGGCACCTTCATCCGCTCGATCCCCCCGGTGATCGAACTGACCCGCATGGAGGGTCTCATCCCGCAGCTGCGGGACCACGGCCTGGAGGTGCCCCCCGAGGTCCTCGAGGCCGGGCTCGTCCCCGCGGAACCGGTCGTCGCGGAGTCGCTCGACGTCCCGCTCGGGGAGAAGGTCGTGCAGATCGTCCGCCTCTGGACGGCGGGCGACACCCCCTTCGTCGTGGAGAACGCCTACTTCCCGGCCGCCCTGGTTCCCGGCATGCTCGACCAGGACCTGTCCCGCTCCCTCCACGAGCTTCTCGACGCCACCTGGGACCTGCGTCCCGTGGTCAAGACGGAGACCCTCGTCCCCGGCGTGGCGTCGAGCTGGGAGCAGCACGTCCTCGGCGTGACCCGCAGCCTGCCGTTGCTGCGGATCTGCCGCACCGCGACCACCCGCGACGGGGTGCCCGTCGAGTACTCCGAGGACGTCCTGCGTGCCGACGTCGCCCACATCCGGGTGGTCACCCGGCCGCACGACCAGGACGACTAG
- a CDS encoding FAD/NAD(P)-binding protein: MSPSPTIAVVGLGPRGISVIERLAAQLPAGTRLTLHLIDDAQHGAGRVWDTEQSRTMCMNTLSGAATLFTEPGSSVEAPVVEGPTLHEWIRHLRGEEIEGPRARLLAEHPPQAEVAAAFAAEAAVTRPDSHPTRALYGAYLRWVFDVALARLPESVTVVRHDARVTDLRDTGADSDELTLSDGSTVLADATVLALGWQTPGLTAAEQEIADSGHTWLRPGNPVDQGVHRVPESGTVLVRGLGMGFFDTMALLTLDRGGRFVEDPTTRSGLRYEPSGREPHLVATSFRGYPYLPKPVFGSLGPRTPRCHLKKAMAELRGAARICFDTQVWPAVVADTYEAYYRTLARVRPGSVHLDADDFAAALEELLLAGGITGDLGGVDTLMEQHTSEPFTLRTYTEPLAGFRGTRAELTAHLGERMAADIRDALDGADSPVKAALWSINASRKLVSVLGAEDRYTRESRDGLYATMVGLGQMVGSGPPLFRSRQLLALVDAGLVSFLGADPQIRVDAAGFTATSASVHEEVHSDVLIDAWMYNPDVRRPADPLLLSLLDAARARPYALTAADGTPAPGPSPEVHPASRLLIGADGEPDPRVMLLGIPTWGQMPDTFISPMPGTDPLLLQETDKASRTALRVALGARVPA, from the coding sequence GTGTCCCCCTCCCCCACCATCGCCGTCGTCGGACTGGGTCCCCGCGGGATCTCCGTCATCGAGCGCCTCGCCGCCCAGCTGCCGGCCGGCACCCGTCTCACCCTCCACCTCATCGACGACGCCCAGCACGGCGCCGGCCGCGTCTGGGACACGGAGCAGTCCCGCACGATGTGCATGAACACCCTCTCCGGGGCCGCCACCCTGTTCACCGAACCGGGCTCCTCCGTGGAGGCACCCGTCGTCGAGGGCCCCACCCTCCACGAGTGGATCCGCCACCTGCGCGGCGAGGAGATCGAGGGACCCCGCGCCCGGCTCCTCGCCGAGCATCCCCCGCAGGCGGAGGTCGCGGCCGCCTTCGCCGCGGAGGCCGCCGTCACCCGCCCCGACTCCCACCCCACCCGCGCCCTCTACGGCGCCTACCTGCGCTGGGTCTTCGACGTCGCGCTGGCCCGCCTCCCGGAGTCGGTCACCGTCGTGCGTCACGACGCCCGCGTCACCGACCTCCGCGACACCGGCGCCGACTCCGATGAACTCACCCTCTCCGACGGCTCCACGGTCCTCGCCGACGCCACCGTCCTGGCCCTGGGCTGGCAGACCCCGGGACTCACCGCCGCGGAACAGGAGATCGCGGACTCCGGCCACACCTGGCTGCGCCCCGGCAACCCCGTCGACCAGGGCGTGCACCGCGTGCCCGAGTCCGGCACGGTCCTCGTCCGCGGCCTGGGCATGGGCTTCTTCGACACCATGGCCCTGCTCACCCTCGACCGCGGCGGACGCTTCGTCGAGGACCCCACCACCCGCTCCGGCCTGCGCTATGAACCCTCCGGCCGCGAACCACACCTCGTGGCCACCTCCTTCCGCGGCTACCCCTACCTGCCGAAACCCGTCTTCGGCTCCCTCGGGCCCCGCACCCCGCGCTGCCACCTGAAGAAGGCGATGGCCGAACTCCGCGGCGCCGCCCGGATCTGCTTCGACACCCAGGTGTGGCCCGCCGTCGTCGCCGACACCTACGAGGCCTACTACCGCACCCTCGCGCGGGTGCGCCCGGGGTCCGTCCACCTGGACGCCGACGACTTCGCCGCCGCCCTGGAGGAGCTCCTCCTGGCGGGCGGGATCACGGGGGACCTGGGGGGCGTCGACACACTCATGGAGCAGCACACCTCCGAACCCTTCACCCTGCGCACCTACACCGAACCCCTCGCCGGGTTCCGGGGCACGCGCGCCGAACTCACCGCACACCTCGGGGAGCGGATGGCAGCCGACATCCGCGATGCGCTCGACGGCGCCGACAGCCCCGTCAAGGCCGCGCTGTGGTCGATCAACGCCTCCCGCAAACTCGTCTCCGTCCTCGGCGCGGAGGACCGCTACACCCGCGAATCACGCGACGGCCTCTACGCGACCATGGTCGGCCTCGGGCAGATGGTCGGCTCGGGGCCGCCGCTGTTCCGCAGCCGCCAGCTGCTGGCGCTCGTCGACGCCGGCCTCGTCTCCTTCCTCGGCGCCGACCCGCAGATCCGGGTCGACGCGGCGGGCTTCACCGCGACGTCCGCGAGCGTGCACGAGGAGGTGCACTCCGACGTGCTCATCGACGCCTGGATGTACAACCCCGACGTCCGCCGCCCCGCCGACCCCCTGCTCCTCTCGCTTCTCGACGCCGCCCGCGCCCGCCCCTACGCCCTCACCGCCGCCGACGGCACCCCCGCGCCCGGCCCCTCCCCCGAGGTGCACCCCGCCTCCCGCCTGCTCATCGGCGCGGACGGGGAACCGGACCCAAGGGTCATGCTGCTGGGCATCCCCACGTGGGGGCAGATGCCCGACACGTTCATCTCCCCGATGCCCGGCACCGACCCCCTGCTGCTGCAGGAGACGGACAAGGCCTCCCGGACCGCCCTGCGCGTCGCACTCGGCGCCCGGGTGCCCGCCTAA
- a CDS encoding SDR family oxidoreductase, protein MTEAIAVVTGATGGMGREIVADLARTHHVYALGRDDTALAELGALANVTPVNSDLVVDLLDSTEAPSAVQRLAELTRVDVVVHAAAIAEKFSVESAGVGDWRYAMDLNVHVPAELTRRLLPAVRAAQGTVVFINSGAGRGSYGDNIVYAATKHALYALADGLRKAESNAGVRVTTVAPGPTDTPMLQGLYAQDDREYRPEHFIEPAEIARAIRMVVDAGPSTQVTDVVVRPRIEVGDRR, encoded by the coding sequence ATGACCGAAGCAATTGCCGTCGTTACCGGAGCCACGGGTGGCATGGGCCGTGAGATTGTCGCGGACCTCGCCCGTACCCATCATGTCTACGCGCTCGGGCGGGATGACACCGCCCTGGCGGAGCTCGGGGCGCTGGCCAACGTCACCCCGGTCAACTCCGACCTGGTGGTGGATCTCCTCGACTCGACCGAGGCGCCCTCCGCTGTGCAGCGGCTCGCGGAGCTCACCCGCGTGGACGTGGTGGTGCACGCGGCGGCGATCGCGGAGAAGTTCAGCGTCGAGTCCGCCGGGGTGGGGGACTGGCGGTACGCGATGGACCTCAACGTCCACGTGCCGGCCGAGCTGACCCGTCGTCTGCTGCCGGCGGTGCGGGCCGCGCAGGGCACGGTGGTGTTCATCAACTCGGGGGCGGGCCGCGGGTCCTACGGGGACAACATCGTCTACGCCGCCACGAAGCACGCACTCTACGCGCTGGCCGACGGCCTGCGGAAGGCGGAGTCGAACGCCGGGGTGCGGGTGACCACGGTCGCGCCGGGCCCGACCGACACCCCGATGCTGCAGGGTCTCTACGCGCAGGATGACCGGGAGTACCGGCCGGAGCACTTCATCGAGCCGGCCGAGATCGCCCGCGCGATCCGCATGGTGGTGGACGCGGGGCCCAGCACGCAGGTCACGGACGTGGTCGTGCGTCCGCGCATCGAGGTGGGGGACAGGCGTTAG
- a CDS encoding DMT family transporter: MLAVVFGVLVGLVMPVQTSANSRLRLSVGSPFLASLVSFSVGFATLLLAALLIDGHLPQPSLAASLPAWIWAGGVLGVVVLTGNIFLFPRLGSVQTVVLPIAGQVIMGLLIDHLGLFHAPVHRLDATRLLGALLLVLGVLGAIGAVDALLRPGRHLSTGTSSGFSLWAWRVAGVVFGMFSAAQTAINGQLGVALGSAVGAALVSFTFGVATLLLIVLATRAPWRLTLPEGHRRNPWWMWIGGFLGAAFVFGNAYLSPVIGTGLTVMTILLGMMVGSLLIDHFGLLGAKRKPTTLVQAVGLALMVVGVAAIRLP, from the coding sequence ATGCTCGCAGTGGTCTTCGGAGTGCTGGTCGGACTGGTCATGCCCGTCCAGACGTCCGCCAACTCCCGCCTCCGCCTGTCGGTCGGCTCCCCGTTCCTGGCGTCGCTGGTGTCGTTCTCGGTGGGCTTCGCCACCCTGCTGCTGGCCGCCCTGCTCATCGACGGCCACCTGCCCCAGCCCTCCCTTGCCGCCTCCCTGCCGGCGTGGATCTGGGCCGGTGGCGTCCTCGGCGTCGTGGTCCTGACCGGCAACATCTTCCTCTTCCCACGCCTGGGGTCGGTGCAGACGGTGGTGCTGCCCATCGCCGGCCAGGTCATCATGGGCCTGCTCATCGACCACCTCGGGCTGTTCCACGCCCCCGTCCACCGCCTCGACGCCACCCGCCTGCTCGGGGCGCTCCTGCTGGTGCTCGGCGTGCTCGGGGCGATCGGCGCGGTCGACGCGCTGCTGCGGCCCGGGCGTCACCTCAGCACCGGCACCAGCTCGGGGTTCAGCCTGTGGGCGTGGCGCGTCGCCGGCGTGGTGTTCGGCATGTTCTCCGCCGCGCAGACCGCCATCAACGGCCAGCTCGGCGTGGCCCTCGGCTCCGCGGTCGGCGCAGCCCTGGTGTCCTTCACCTTCGGGGTGGCCACGCTGCTGCTCATCGTGCTGGCCACCCGCGCCCCCTGGCGCCTGACGCTCCCGGAGGGGCACCGCCGCAACCCGTGGTGGATGTGGATCGGCGGCTTCCTCGGCGCGGCCTTCGTCTTCGGCAACGCCTACCTCTCCCCCGTCATCGGCACGGGTCTGACCGTCATGACGATCCTGCTCGGCATGATGGTCGGCAGCCTCCTCATCGACCACTTCGGGCTGCTGGGGGCGAAGAGGAAACCGACCACCCTGGTCCAGGCGGTGGGCCTGGCGCTCATGGTGGTCGGTGTGGCGGCGATCCGGCTGCCCTGA
- a CDS encoding cystathionine gamma-synthase produces the protein MTHGLSGFSSRSIHAGYEPDSLYGPINTPIYASTTFAQDGLNELRGGFEYTRCGNPTIDALEKTVAALEGAQYGRAFSSGMAATDVILRILLRPGDHLILGHDAYGGTWRLIDQAFGQWGVEYTVVDTTDVAAVEAALRPNTKLIWLETPTNPALSITDIAAIAAIKQQAALVVDNTFASPYLQQPLALGADHVLHSATKYLGGHSDVVGGLVVTNCAEFDEQLLWFQGGVGPIPSPFDAYLTARGIKTLAVRMERHCDNAEAIAAHLEASDQVATVLYPGLESHPGHEVAKRQMKRFGGMISVRFRSEEAARVFCLNTRLICLAESLGGVESLVEHPATMTHQSATGSQLEVPRDLVRISIGIEDVEDLIADIDVALQAVAAAEAAAEASVDA, from the coding sequence ATGACCCACGGACTTTCTGGTTTCTCGTCTCGTTCCATCCATGCCGGATACGAGCCTGACAGCCTCTACGGCCCGATCAACACGCCGATCTACGCGTCGACCACCTTCGCGCAGGACGGCCTCAACGAGCTGCGCGGTGGCTTCGAGTACACCCGCTGCGGCAACCCCACGATCGACGCCCTCGAAAAGACCGTCGCAGCCCTGGAAGGCGCACAGTACGGCCGCGCGTTCTCCTCCGGCATGGCCGCCACCGACGTCATCCTGCGTATCCTCCTGCGCCCCGGTGACCACCTCATCCTCGGCCACGACGCCTACGGCGGCACCTGGCGCCTCATCGACCAGGCCTTCGGCCAGTGGGGCGTCGAGTACACCGTCGTCGACACCACCGACGTTGCCGCCGTCGAGGCCGCCCTCCGCCCGAACACCAAGCTCATCTGGCTGGAGACCCCGACCAACCCGGCCCTGTCCATCACCGACATCGCCGCCATCGCCGCGATCAAGCAGCAGGCCGCCCTCGTCGTGGACAACACCTTCGCGTCCCCGTACCTGCAGCAGCCGCTCGCCCTCGGCGCGGACCACGTCCTGCACTCCGCCACCAAGTACCTCGGCGGTCACTCCGACGTCGTCGGCGGCCTCGTGGTGACCAACTGCGCCGAGTTCGACGAGCAGCTCCTCTGGTTCCAGGGCGGCGTCGGCCCCATCCCGTCCCCCTTCGACGCCTACCTCACCGCCCGCGGCATCAAGACCCTGGCCGTGCGCATGGAGCGCCACTGCGACAACGCCGAGGCCATCGCCGCGCACCTCGAGGCCTCCGACCAGGTCGCGACCGTGCTCTACCCCGGCCTCGAGTCCCACCCGGGCCACGAGGTGGCCAAGCGCCAGATGAAGCGCTTCGGCGGCATGATCTCCGTGCGCTTCCGCTCCGAGGAGGCCGCCCGCGTCTTCTGCCTGAACACCCGACTGATCTGTCTGGCCGAGTCTCTCGGCGGCGTCGAGTCGCTCGTCGAGCACCCGGCCACCATGACCCACCAGTCCGCCACCGGCTCCCAGCTGGAGGTCCCGCGTGACCTGGTGCGCATCTCCATCGGCATCGAGGACGTCGAGGACCTCATCGCGGACATCGACGTCGCCCTCCAGGCCGTCGCGGCCGCGGAGGCGGCCGCTGAGGCCTCCGTCGACGCCTGA
- a CDS encoding ABC transporter ATP-binding protein, which translates to MSHALSLLDATVRRSSTHLIRDVTWQAPVGSHWAVLGPNGAGKSTALRLAGGWWYPTTGTVDILGERLGRVELQRLRRRIGWVDPRQRLGDHPVAELVLSGVTASNGLLPRWTPESAELARLEELLELTGMAAKRDRRWSALSQGERARTLIARALINEPELLLLDEPTTGLDLPGRERLLGVIDRLRAAQPGLTTVLVTHHVEEIAASTSDVLLLKEGRVLASGPVDETLTSGNLSALYDLPVSLEKVHGRWFALCI; encoded by the coding sequence ATGTCCCACGCCCTCTCGCTTCTCGACGCCACCGTCCGCCGCAGCTCCACCCACCTCATCCGCGACGTCACGTGGCAGGCGCCGGTCGGTTCCCACTGGGCGGTCCTCGGCCCCAACGGGGCCGGCAAGTCGACCGCGCTGCGCCTCGCCGGCGGCTGGTGGTACCCGACGACCGGGACCGTCGACATCCTCGGGGAACGCCTCGGCCGGGTGGAGCTGCAGCGTCTGCGGCGGCGCATCGGCTGGGTCGACCCCCGCCAGCGCCTCGGCGACCACCCCGTCGCCGAACTCGTGCTCTCCGGCGTCACCGCCTCCAACGGGCTGCTCCCGCGCTGGACGCCGGAGTCTGCGGAACTCGCCCGCCTGGAGGAGCTCCTCGAGCTCACCGGCATGGCCGCCAAACGCGACCGCCGGTGGTCCGCCCTCTCGCAGGGCGAACGTGCCCGCACGCTCATCGCCCGGGCCCTCATCAACGAACCGGAGCTGCTGCTTCTCGACGAACCCACCACCGGCCTCGACCTCCCCGGACGGGAGAGACTGCTCGGTGTGATCGACCGGCTCCGCGCGGCGCAGCCCGGCCTGACGACGGTGCTGGTGACGCATCACGTGGAGGAGATCGCGGCGTCGACAAGCGATGTCCTGCTGCTCAAGGAGGGCCGCGTCCTGGCCTCCGGACCCGTCGACGAGACGCTGACCTCGGGGAACCTGTCGGCACTCTACGACCTGCCGGTGTCGTTGGAGAAGGTCCACGGACGCTGGTTCGCGCTCTGCATATAA
- a CDS encoding globin: protein MSSLYDAVGGDATFSRIAAGFYAQVKTDDILGPMYPEDDWEGAENRLKWFLAQYWGGPATFNEKRGAPMLRRRHHEFPVDRAAAIRWLELMKVSLDSIDEETIPAGYRHQIWDHMERVAAMLINREDPGTPPSLAH from the coding sequence ATGAGTTCCCTTTATGACGCGGTCGGCGGTGACGCCACCTTCTCCCGGATCGCCGCCGGGTTCTATGCGCAGGTGAAGACGGACGACATCCTGGGGCCCATGTACCCCGAGGACGACTGGGAGGGCGCCGAGAACCGCCTCAAGTGGTTCCTCGCCCAGTACTGGGGCGGACCGGCCACCTTCAACGAGAAGCGCGGCGCCCCGATGCTGCGCCGCCGCCACCACGAGTTCCCCGTGGACCGCGCGGCTGCGATCCGCTGGCTGGAGCTGATGAAGGTGTCACTCGACAGCATCGACGAGGAGACCATCCCCGCCGGGTACCGCCACCAGATCTGGGATCACATGGAGCGGGTGGCGGCGATGCTCATCAACCGAGAAGATCCGGGAACGCCTCCTTCACTGGCTCACTGA
- the ald gene encoding alanine dehydrogenase produces MRIGIPKEIMNMEGRVALSPLGAGTLVADGHEVIVQAGAGENSSFTDAEYEATGARVVASAEEAWGAEMVLKVKEPLPEEYGFLRPDLILFTYLHLASSRECTKALLDAGTLSLAYETVLDARGGLPLLTPMSQVAGRLAVQEGAHHLMSSKGGRGVLLGGVPGTAPAKVVVLGGGQVGASAVAIAQGLRASVTVLDLDPQVLARFDDLYQGNVRTLLSDPMTIETELLDADLVIGAVLVAGAKAPTLVSDDLVARMKQGAVLVDVAIDQGGCFEPSRKTSHEDPTYEVHGTRFYCVPNMPGAVANTSTRALTSATLPYVRAIAAGGVDRAVDNHPGLEPGIMTCDGRLISEPVKEAFPDLLG; encoded by the coding sequence ATGCGTATCGGAATCCCGAAGGAAATCATGAACATGGAGGGCCGCGTGGCCCTCAGCCCGCTCGGGGCAGGCACCCTCGTAGCCGACGGCCATGAGGTGATTGTTCAGGCCGGGGCGGGCGAGAACTCCTCGTTCACCGATGCCGAGTACGAGGCGACGGGCGCGCGCGTCGTCGCCTCCGCGGAGGAGGCCTGGGGCGCCGAGATGGTGCTCAAGGTCAAGGAGCCGCTGCCGGAGGAGTACGGCTTCCTCCGCCCGGACCTCATCCTGTTCACCTACCTGCACCTGGCGTCCTCGCGTGAGTGCACGAAGGCGCTGCTCGACGCCGGCACCCTGTCCCTGGCGTACGAGACGGTCCTCGACGCCCGCGGCGGCCTCCCGCTGCTCACCCCGATGTCCCAGGTCGCGGGCCGCCTCGCCGTGCAGGAGGGCGCGCACCACCTCATGAGCTCCAAGGGGGGCCGCGGCGTGCTGCTCGGTGGCGTGCCCGGCACCGCCCCGGCGAAGGTCGTCGTCCTCGGCGGCGGTCAGGTCGGCGCCTCGGCCGTCGCGATCGCGCAGGGTCTGCGCGCCAGCGTCACGGTCCTCGACCTCGACCCGCAGGTGCTCGCGCGTTTCGACGACCTCTACCAGGGCAACGTCCGCACCCTGCTGTCCGACCCGATGACCATCGAGACCGAGCTTCTCGACGCCGACCTCGTCATCGGCGCCGTCCTCGTCGCCGGCGCGAAGGCCCCGACGCTGGTCAGCGACGACCTGGTCGCCCGCATGAAGCAGGGCGCCGTGCTCGTCGACGTCGCCATCGACCAGGGCGGCTGCTTCGAGCCCTCCCGCAAGACCTCCCACGAGGACCCGACCTACGAGGTCCACGGCACCCGCTTCTACTGCGTGCCCAACATGCCCGGCGCGGTGGCCAACACCTCGACCCGGGCGCTCACCTCGGCGACCCTGCCCTACGTCCGCGCGATCGCGGCGGGCGGCGTGGACCGGGCGGTGGACAACCACCCGGGTCTGGAGCCGGGCATCATGACCTGCGACGGCCGCCTGATCAGTGAGCCAGTGAAGGAGGCGTTCCCGGATCTTCTCGGTTGA
- the chrA gene encoding chromate efflux transporter yields MTSVKESADKNNGTTGEVIRSFGLLGVTAFGGPTAHLGYFREEFVARRRWLSERSYADIVAVAQFLPGPASSQVGMALGYHRAGWPGMLAAWVMFTAPSALILALFGVLLSTTGVDADQGWIRGLLAAAVAVVFHAVAGMAKNMANTRITATIAVLAGLIVLAVPSPFTHVAVILAAGLLGLVLLRGTDVDPEEESGLDEVRPVSSRAAVIALSLFFVLLAGLMLGAGAFGGWLVTRLAAYYQAGSLVFGGGHVVLPLLEQLTVAEGWLGQSEFLAGYSAAQAVPGPLFTFASFLGAVDGGWAGALLATVAIFLPSALLMTAGLHFWGRWRHSPVLRTAFTAVNAAVVGLLGAALWDPVFTHGVTGVASLTIAALCWLGLAKWQLPPWSIALFAALAGWVLL; encoded by the coding sequence ATGACGAGCGTGAAGGAATCCGCAGACAAGAACAACGGCACCACAGGAGAGGTCATCCGCAGCTTCGGGCTGCTGGGCGTCACCGCCTTCGGCGGGCCGACCGCCCACCTCGGCTACTTCCGCGAGGAGTTCGTCGCGCGGCGCAGGTGGCTGAGCGAGAGGTCCTACGCCGACATCGTGGCGGTCGCGCAGTTCCTGCCCGGCCCGGCATCCTCGCAGGTCGGCATGGCCCTGGGTTACCACCGGGCCGGCTGGCCCGGCATGCTCGCCGCCTGGGTGATGTTCACCGCCCCGTCGGCGCTCATCCTCGCCCTGTTCGGCGTGCTCCTGTCCACCACAGGTGTCGACGCCGACCAGGGCTGGATCCGCGGCCTGCTCGCCGCGGCGGTCGCCGTGGTCTTCCACGCGGTGGCGGGCATGGCGAAAAACATGGCGAACACCCGGATCACCGCCACCATCGCCGTCCTCGCGGGCCTCATCGTCCTGGCGGTGCCCAGTCCGTTCACCCACGTCGCCGTCATCCTCGCAGCGGGCCTGCTGGGCCTGGTGCTGCTGCGCGGCACGGACGTCGACCCGGAGGAGGAGTCGGGACTCGACGAGGTCCGCCCCGTCAGCTCCCGGGCGGCGGTCATCGCGCTCAGCCTGTTCTTCGTGCTGCTGGCCGGCCTCATGCTGGGGGCGGGCGCGTTCGGCGGGTGGCTGGTCACCCGCCTGGCGGCCTACTACCAGGCCGGTTCCCTGGTGTTCGGCGGCGGCCACGTCGTGCTGCCGCTGCTCGAGCAGCTCACCGTCGCCGAGGGCTGGCTGGGCCAGTCGGAGTTCCTCGCCGGCTACTCCGCTGCCCAGGCGGTGCCGGGCCCGCTGTTCACCTTCGCGTCCTTCCTCGGCGCCGTCGACGGCGGCTGGGCCGGGGCACTCCTGGCGACGGTGGCGATCTTCCTGCCCTCCGCCCTGCTCATGACCGCGGGCCTGCACTTCTGGGGCCGCTGGCGCCACTCCCCCGTCCTGCGCACGGCCTTCACCGCCGTCAACGCGGCCGTCGTGGGCCTGCTCGGTGCGGCGCTGTGGGACCCGGTGTTCACGCACGGCGTCACCGGGGTCGCCTCCCTGACGATCGCGGCACTGTGCTGGCTGGGACTGGCGAAGTGGCAGCTCCCGCCGTGGTCGATCGCGCTGTTCGCGGCGCTCGCCGGCTGGGTCCTGCTCTAG
- a CDS encoding acyl-CoA thioesterase — MNADQNSALHVTTVPVRWSDFDRYGHIMNANYIEVAQEARLQFAEEEFTARGHDFAVFVRHLDVDYLRPVMPDTTELLIETQVVEIGNTSFTTRQEIKDRQGRIACIVECVQVAIDLNTERPRSITELEMKILTRAEDLDQLEAGDSDK; from the coding sequence ATGAACGCCGACCAGAACTCCGCCCTGCATGTGACGACCGTGCCGGTCCGTTGGTCCGATTTCGACCGCTACGGCCACATCATGAACGCGAACTACATCGAGGTCGCCCAGGAGGCGCGCCTGCAGTTCGCCGAGGAGGAGTTCACGGCCCGCGGCCACGACTTCGCCGTCTTCGTCCGCCACCTGGACGTCGATTACCTGCGCCCGGTCATGCCGGACACCACGGAGCTGCTCATCGAGACGCAGGTCGTCGAGATCGGCAACACCTCCTTCACCACCCGCCAGGAGATCAAGGACCGGCAGGGCCGCATCGCCTGCATCGTCGAGTGCGTCCAGGTGGCCATCGACCTCAACACCGAGCGCCCGCGTTCCATCACCGAACTCGAGATGAAGATCCTCACCCGCGCCGAGGATCTCGACCAGCTCGAGGCCGGCGACTCCGACAAGTGA
- a CDS encoding arsenate reductase ArsC codes for MSTEASALHTNLLKRITGNLTDTYRGVFSAETIERYVYESYTALARTAKVQTYLPVLAERFAKDRLRALAQAEGKIASVVPQVLFVCVHNAGRSQIAAALLKHYAGDGVEVRSAGSTPGDEISPMAVEVLRDRGLDLTGAYPKPLTDDVVRAADYVITMGCGDVCPIYPGKHYLDWDLADPADQSREQVEAIVDEIDERVKSLWQTVR; via the coding sequence ATGTCCACCGAAGCTTCTGCGCTGCACACCAACCTCCTCAAGCGGATCACCGGCAACCTCACCGACACCTACCGGGGAGTTTTCTCCGCCGAGACCATCGAACGCTACGTCTACGAGTCCTACACGGCACTGGCCCGCACGGCCAAGGTCCAGACCTACCTTCCGGTCCTCGCGGAGCGCTTCGCCAAGGACCGCCTGCGGGCGCTGGCCCAGGCGGAGGGCAAGATCGCCTCCGTGGTGCCGCAGGTACTGTTCGTCTGCGTCCATAACGCCGGACGCTCCCAGATCGCCGCCGCCCTGCTGAAGCATTACGCCGGCGACGGCGTGGAGGTGCGTTCCGCAGGTTCCACCCCCGGCGACGAGATCTCCCCGATGGCGGTCGAGGTCCTCCGGGACCGCGGACTCGACCTCACCGGCGCCTACCCGAAGCCGCTGACCGACGACGTGGTGCGGGCAGCCGACTACGTCATCACGATGGGCTGCGGCGACGTCTGCCCGATCTACCCCGGCAAGCACTACCTGGACTGGGATCTGGCAGATCCGGCCGACCAGAGCCGCGAGCAGGTGGAGGCCATCGTCGATGAGATCGACGAGCGCGTGAAGAGTCTCTGGCAGACCGTCCGTTAG
- a CDS encoding arsenate reductase ArsC has protein sequence MAATGNDRPSVLFVCVHNAGRSQMAAAYLQELSGGKVSVLSAGSEPGDRLNPAAVAVMAEEGIDLTQASPKVLTTEAVQASDVVITMGCGDTCPIFPGKRYEDWQLEDPAGKDLEVVRGIRDDIKGRVTVLLAELIP, from the coding sequence GTGGCCGCCACCGGAAACGACCGGCCCAGCGTCCTGTTCGTCTGCGTGCACAACGCGGGCCGCTCCCAGATGGCCGCCGCCTACCTGCAGGAGCTGTCCGGCGGGAAGGTGTCGGTGCTCTCGGCCGGCTCCGAACCCGGTGACCGGCTCAATCCGGCCGCGGTGGCCGTCATGGCGGAGGAGGGCATCGACCTGACGCAGGCCTCCCCGAAGGTGCTCACCACCGAGGCGGTCCAGGCCTCCGACGTGGTCATCACCATGGGCTGCGGAGACACCTGTCCCATCTTCCCCGGCAAACGCTACGAGGACTGGCAGCTCGAGGATCCGGCCGGAAAGGACCTCGAAGTCGTCCGCGGCATCCGCGACGACATTAAGGGCCGCGTCACCGTTCTGCTCGCTGAACTGATCCCCTGA